From a region of the Calliphora vicina chromosome 4, idCalVici1.1, whole genome shotgun sequence genome:
- the Clic gene encoding chloride intracellular channel Clic yields MSEQEQQETNGTSNGDVPEIELIIKASTIDGRRKGACLFCQEYFMDLYLLAELKTISLKVTTVDMQKPPPDFRTNFEATHPPILIDNGLAILENDKIERHIMKNIPGGYNLFVQDKEVATLIENLYVKLKLMLVKKDEAKNNNLMAHLKKINDHLAYRNTRFLTGDTMCCFDCELMPRLQHIRVAGKYFVDFEIPTHFTALWRYMYHMYQLDAFTQSCPADQDIINHYKLQQMLKMKKHEELETPTFTTSIPIDISE; encoded by the exons gCCTCAACAATCGATGGACGCCGCAAAGGAGCTTGTCTTTTCTGCCAAGAATACTTTATggatttatatttattggcCGAATTGAAAACAATTAGTCTTAAGGTGACGACAGTTGATATGCAGAAACCACCACCAGATTTTCGCACAAACTTTGAGGCAACACATCCGCCAATTCTAATTGACAACGGTTTGGCCATACTTGAAAATGACAAAATCGAAAGgcatataatgaaaaatatccccGGTGGATATAATCTCTTTGTACAG GACAAAGAAGTGGCCACCTTAATTGAGAATTTGTATGTTAAACTCAAGCTGATGTTGGTGAAGAAGGACGaagctaaaaataataatttgatgGCACATTTGAAGAAAATCAACGATCATTTGGCCTATCGTAATACACGTTTTCTAACTGGTGACACAATGTGTTGTTTCGATTGTGAATTGATGCCCCGTTTACAGCATATAAGGGTGGCTGGCaaatattttgtagattttGAAATTCCT ACACACTTTACGGCTCTGTGGCGATACATGTATCATATGTATCAATTAGATGCGTTCACTCAGTCCTGCCCCGCTGATCAGGATATTATTAATCACTACAAATTGCAACAGATGCTGAAAATGAAAAAGCATGAAGAGCTGGAGACACCCACCTTCACCACATCCATTCCAATTGATATTTCGGAATAA
- the LOC135957358 gene encoding mitochondrial coenzyme A diphosphatase NUDT8, with the protein MTTLLGRCNSIILTPLARTNALRATYLYYSTSRTNENLIPDYEINENLLLSEENRHRCLEKMCRAPPVGIKLRGAKSESKFAAVLIALCTDEEMQNVSLLYTRRSHLLSRHMRQISFPGGIKEDNEDFIQCALRETEEEIGIPPSRVEVWGSGNLITPPHTAAIMPVVGVIKNFKESELKLNSAEVEEAFAIPIKRLASPQTLRYTQFKSGYSSPAFMVDDKRIWGVTGFITNIFLNCFLPPEFNKLKNRVRFIRSFRSKTSS; encoded by the exons ATGACAACTTTATTAGGACGATGTAATAGTATAATACTTACGCCATTGGCAAGAACAAATGCTCTCAGAGCAACATATCTGTACTACTCCACGTCTAGAACAAATGAAAACTTAATACCTGATTATGAAATAAACGAGAACTTGTTGTTATCTGAAGAAAATCGCCACAGATGTTTGGAGAAAATGTGTCGGGCTCCGCCAGTAGGAATCAAGCTACGAGGAGCTAAGAGCGAAAGTAAATTTGCCGCTGTTTTAATAGCTTTGTGTACAGACGAAGAAAT GCAGAATGTATCTCTTCTATATACTAGACGATCCCATTTACTTAGCAGACACATGAGACAAATATCCTTTCCGGGCGGCATTAAAGAAGATAATGAAGATTTTATTCAATGTGCTCTAAGAGAAACTGAAGAAGAAATCGGTATACCGCCGAGTCGTGTTGAAGTTTGGGGTTCAGGGAATTTAATAACTCCTCCGCATACGGCAGCTATAATGCCAGTGGTGGgtgtaattaaaaatttcaaggaAAGCGAACTAAAGTTAAATTCTGCTGAAGTAGAGGAAGCTTTTGCGATACCCATCAAAAGATTAGCTAGTCCTCAAACTCTGCGTTATACTCAATTCAAGAGTGGCTATTCGTCACCGGCATTTATGGTTGATGACAAACGTATCTGGGGTGTTACGGGTTTTATAACGAATATATTTCTGAACTGTTTTTTGCCGCCAGAATTTAATAAACTGAAAAATCGTGTGAGATTTATAAGATCATTTAGAAGTAAAACTAGTTCCTAG